The Carassius gibelio isolate Cgi1373 ecotype wild population from Czech Republic chromosome B18, carGib1.2-hapl.c, whole genome shotgun sequence sequence TATCGCTGGGTACAGCATGAACCACTTTGACAGAAGAATTTACTGTGGTGGCAAATTAAATTATCCATATGGGAATgactaagaataataataattaaaaaaataattctttgatattttgattttgatttgataTGTACGGTTCACTTTACCTGTAAATGTAAGATTTTAGAACTCTTTAATCTAACAAGCATGTCGGTACAGACCACAGAAACACAGAGATCAAATTCTAAactaattatgattatttatacaAAGAATGGTCTCCTCAGTCTGCCGTACAGTGATTCCACTTTGTACACATTAAACAGCTGCTCTGTTTTTTTAAGGGGGTAAAGTGTAGAATCAGGTTAAAGGCCAGTGTTTTGTAACCTAGCATGTGGGATTGATCAATTTTGTAAGCTCTTCGTTACAGCTTGAGTTTGTATCAGTCTTTAACGAAAGAACTATGATAAAAGAAGTTTTGCTCTGCCTGTGCTTGACCCTGGCACCTGTTTGGACAGCCCCTGTACAGACAGGTACGTCTTATAtcgctttttaaataatattgaacATTATACAGTGAAGTAGTATTTTACTTAATTatctattttacacatttttggaGGAGTATTGTTATTTGACaggaacataaaataataatatgtattcaaTGATGGGTGTTTATGTCAGATTGGTTTGTATTTATACAGACACTGGGCCGGTGGTTGTTCTGAAGCATGGCAGTGTCCGTGGacaatatatgaaagttaaaggcTCGGAAAAGGTGGTGGAGCAGTATTTGGGTATTCCTTTTGCCGCGCCACCTGTTGGCCCCCTCCGTCTGGCTGCACCTGGTCCTGTACAGGGATGGGAAGGCATAAGAAATGCCACCCAGCACCCATCCATGTGAGTAtggcaatattaaaaaaaaaaataactgtgatttatgaaatatatttgtaCTAAATTCCTTATTTACCTCTAAATTACTATATTCCACTTACTTATACAGTATAGATACACAGTAAAAATTGACCTGTGAAATTTATggtaaaaataattacatatttaaatgtggtagcaacatttaataatatatgcgACTGGAATTAACTACACTTTTCATTAACTGATGCAATGTTAATATTAGATCTAAAGAAatcaaatctgttttgtacctgtATAATTTTACTGATAACCACCATAATAATGCAGGTCATAAAAGCCGTTCTGCATGCTGAGGTATATACTAATATACAGTCAAATGTGCATACaatgtcattcacacaaacacgtCTATTTTGTATACTGTTCATTTTCACTTCCAAAGTATGTATATTTaacagcatttaatttttttctttggtgTAATGTACCGCTATAGATCTATCACAGTTTTTCACTGTGCATGATAAAGGAATTTGCCATACGTACCAtagatatacaacattttttacagtgtaccttcTCTCGCTGTATTCTAGATGCCTTCAAAACCCAGATGTTCTGCATATATTGGCAAAATCAATGGCGTTGGATTTCACACCAACAGGAGTCTCAGAGGACTGTTTGTATCTGAATGTTTACACTCCTTCTCAAAGATCAGAATCAGATAAACTTCCAGTGAGTACTGAATAACGGCTTCTCTCATCTAAACCAGAGGACAGCGCTTTGACTTACGAATTCAAAGTAGAACTTATTCTATTATGCTTTATTGACAATTTCCCCAACCCCTCTAACAAAAGAAATGAATGCAAACCAACAGGTAATGGTCTGGATTCACGGGGGTGCTCTGGTAAATGGGGGCGCTTGCACATTTGATGGATCCTCGTTGGCAGCCTATGAGAACATTGTTGTGGTTATCATTCAGTACCGACTTGGAATATTAGGATACTTCAGGTATTCATTTATAGTAGAGAAAGTGGGCACAACTCATGCAGTCTGTCCCTTGAGAATGACATCAGATTTCTTTTGTGCTGCTTCTGCAGTGGGTTATAATAACATATGCTTCTGGTTTCAGCACAGGAGATAAGAATTCTCAAGGTAACTGGGGTTTCCTAGACCAGATTGCTGCGCTAAAGTGGGTGCAGCAAAACATTGAGGGTTTTGGAGGAGACCCCCAGTCTGTCACTATAGCTGGGCAGTCTGCTGGAGGAACCAGCGCCTCTTTTCTGgtcagtaaatgtttttaaaagcaccATTATCTTTCTCTATTGCTGCATATTCATTATTTATGTGCCTGATACCATTAATAACTTTTCTGATGAGTCTTTAAAAAACATAAGTTCTGAGTAAATTCCTTGTGGTCCCTTCGGGCTTCCCCTGGAAATATGATAATCAGTGAATAGCTGAAAGACAAGTTGTTAAAACAACATAAGATCTTATCCATTAATAGATTCTCTATACAATACAGTGCTAGGATCAAGTGAGTTCTAAAGAtacatacactgttaaaaatttattgtaattttacaggaaattcctggcaactaattgccgtgaatttacagcaagtaatatacaggtaatatattgtttttttaatacaatagagTCCTGTATTTTTACAGCAGTGCTACTGTGATTAAAGTagcattattacagtaaaatgctgtaatttatttaaatttactgtatgggccctattttaacgatctgaaacgcaagtgtcaaagcgcgaagcgcaagtaagtttgtgggcgggtctcggcgctgttgctattttcccggcgggataaatggctcttgcgcccggcgcaaatctaaaatgggttggtctgaagtagcttcattattcataggtgtggtttgggcgtaacgtgaaataaaccaatcagagcgtcatccaacattccctttaaaagcaggtgcgcaagttccattacggattgctattattatggcgtatttaccaggcgcacgccaggagcggttcacagccgaggagactgatgttcttgtaagagcagtgaaagacagagaaggtgtgttgtatggggatgggagaataattagcctgaataatttgtgagctagttttatgcctattttttttcacatcttcgtgtcacaccacaatgatttccgtcatctcatgtgttaatatttttttagtgtaacaatttatgatttgcaaaaataactgttgcatctgtgtagattacatgagcaaagtgtatgcgcgttgtgcacgctatacattatggtcaagcttgcgcccttaaaatagcataatgaacaacgcgcaacgcgccactgactttagactaggttttttctggtcagtggcgcaattgtgtaatggaacagcaaaatagcaccagggatcgtttgcgccggaacacgcctccttttttgcgctgaaccgcccagggagcgcaagttcattcactagtttagcgacgtgcttctgtggagggaaaagcgcgctttgcgcgggtgcaaaataggaatgacacatgcgtcggtgtacaaagtcaattgcgctgggtgcaagatagggccctctatttactgcaactcagttgccaggaatttcctgtaattttacaggagacaattacaatattgtaatttctaaatataataaaatactgcaattttccatcttccaaaattaaaaccaaaacaatggcaactttttattattttttattattaacacactatgcaacatcacatattacaaatgtattttatctttttttttcatacaaacaaaattacagtttcaCTGAAGAATCTAGCTCACTTCCAGACAGTCTATCATCAGGGGGAACAtggtaataaataacaaaaggtcCCAACCAGTCTTGAACTGGGGAAGCTGTGGGGTTTGGGTGGGCATCAATACTAGCCCATCAACTCAAAACCCAGGAGTCTTCTTAATAGGGTGCAGACAGGTGCGTTGATCCTTCGTCTCTTCTCTGCTTTGCTGACATCTTGGAATTGATTCCACAAAAAGCTCTGAAAACAGAGAGAGtaaaaacaagttttcatatcaggtaatgataaatactgtgtaaaaaaaaaaacataaaaagtaaacttgcttgtagaaaaaaaatgacgttgatgtatttatttaacatcaacacatttaacaacataacatttagaattacattggcttttacattgtttttcttaaatatataatgtcactgtatgcactgtaaattgaatgtcgctttggacaaaagtgtctgcaaaatgggtcatatgacgttgctaaaaagaacattattttgtgtatttggtgtaatgaaatgtttaagcggtttaaggttaaaaaaacacattattgtttctcctctacagGTACTCCTCTCCTcgccttctgaaacgtgttgatttttacaaagttcatcgttctgaaaagcaaagtgtgctctgattgaccagctatccaatctatctatcatgtgactgaaatgttatgcCACTTAACATACTGTGCCCTGTCCGGCCGAAGCAACGAgacaaacatttaattataatgtttatttcattataatgtcaaacccattataaatgtgatataaacatgatttctagtcgtgttctcttttggaaggccaaacaaagtagtttcccttTTTAAAGAAACAGCGTTTAAGAGTGACGCTTCAATTtaaacgaacgaacaaacacatgAGAGCAATTTCAAAAGCTTAAGGAGCTGTCTGTTCTGCTCTCTTTAGCTCTCGATCgacctggatgttttaggcaatattaaaatcctggcggggacgtgtcccgtatgaacggcgcatatggccaccctatacagatcttcttcattcaccaagagcttgtaacactccaaagagaaaggaaaaagtaaaATCACATCTAATGACTTTAACCCCCAAAATTGACTTAATGAAAATCGTAATGTTAAACTGCTGTCTGTCAGACTTCTCTGTGTTTACATAAATGTCTTGCAGGGCAATACCAACTCTATGTTAGACACTTAATAGCAATAGCTTTGTCTCCATCcagctttttaatgcacattttaacattttgaaaacaaacaaaaaaatcctgaatgGAAACGGTTCAAATTCACAAAATATTCTAAtgtgaataaaactttttatgtggattgacttgctaataaatgcaacataaatgcacatttgttgCAACTCTATCGGCTGTTTTAAGTTGCCCCTTAAGTTTTGATCCCACAGCGTTTCATGACTACTCTCCTGTCCATTTCTAATTTACATAACAGAGCTGATGGAAATGCTCTCCAGTTATAGGGTTTCTTTGCCAAATTTCTACGAATGCGCTTAAAAGGTGCAAAGGAATTGGATGGAAACCTGTCTTTTGACATCAATGCATAGAGTATATCGTAGAGTCTATTTTCTTTATAAGTGTGCAAACAGTTTAAACATACCTTTAGTGTTTGAGGCCTCTTTAGGATACTGTTAGTTAAACATGTAGACAGTGAAGGTCGCTGCACTCCATTCAGAAGGTTGTTGTGGGGCCCCATCACAGTTGTCCCTTCCAAAGACATCATCCATTTGTCTGCACTTAGTGCCTCTCCTGAAATGCATACACAATATGATAACTAAAAGAGCACTAGAACCCTTCACTACACACGCATGAGTGGCAGTATTGGCAGGATGGGCAAAAGTACCAATTTTATCAGGTGGGAGAATAAGTTATGGTATGGTTTTTCCTAATTTAGACTAGGCATTTTAAGGATGCAATAGGATTATGTTGAATTACAGcctttcctttcttctttgaCATATAACCATATGACAATTATTAACAGGGCTTAAAGCAAGCAAACATATGTTCCATCTAGCAGCCAGTGTGCAGCTGATCCTGCGGAGTGTCTACAGCTGTTCCCGCTCAGTCTTTTCCTTCTGCCTTGACCGTTCATGACCGTGGTACAGTTATGACGCGTTTCCACCGACCCCCCCTCATTTCAATaagacgaaatatgatatcaaacaccactgcctcctttcgttctcattttcattcgttaaacatattaatagacgCAGAAAtaaagttcagggaaatgtgtaacgttaggccttcattatataaaacaaaatattataccaAACAGTAGCCTATTGTCtcctattttcattttaacatattaaaagattaactgaataaagaccaaagattacctgttcggttcacccaaaacgaattatattttatgctttaccactaaagagacatcacagccagcggcaaatgtcagatgTCTACCCGAGTTGAGAGTGCTCCCGACGGATTAATGATccctgagctcccgctgatcgcgtggagttgACCGTCTCCGAcatcagcgaaacacattttttaatagacgcagtctttataaataaaccgcatatttgagttttaaacaactacattctcgcctgaaatagttAAAACACTAACGTTATACCTTTCATGACACGAtgtcagtaatattttaaaaattatcaaaagaaatggtggttgaaattacAATGCTGCATTGCCACTCCCGAAAGTTCAGTAACGTTACCTTTGAACAAGTACCTCgcgagcagggactttctgaggggcattttttttacccagaactttatttagatcatgGTAGCTGCGGTGGAAGCACACCGAGTTCCAGCTCAAAGTCCATAgtttctgggtaaagttcttgcgATGTAAATCTGGATCGAGTATGAAGACGCGATTTTAACTAACTTCACCCTATTCCACTGAATTATACCAAATGAAACAATCAGCACTCACTCAGATCaccagtattaatatataaagacttataaaacaaattttatgttaCATACCTGAGACATGTTCTTTCTTCCAAAAAGTACCGTCCGTTGGCCGCGtaatttcaaaattcaaacagCAGCGAACCCACAATGCTATGCGGTTGCTgtaaaaaaatgcttctacagtgtagttacaataattttacagGACTGTCCGTTAATTTCCCATAATGCACTTGCatttacaacaaaaacatgaatacagtgcgttgttgtaaaatttattgtaaaaattacatcaattgctaacaGTGTACTTATGTTCTTCTAGACATTGTCGCCCATGACCAAGGGGCTGTTTCAGCGGGCCATCTTTCAGAGTGGAGTAGCAACTATGATGGGCTACTCTGTCAAAGATCTTCCGGGGCTTAACAAGGTATTTAGCCCAAATACAACATTAAATGTGTACTACTCAATAGTTTATTATAGGGAACCTGTAGTATTAGGTCAGATGCCAATAATTTTAGAGTCTTGTTAAGTTTAGTTCAGTTCACTTTAGTTTGTCTTTATTTCATTTCCTGAAGGCAGTTTGGTTTTAGCATTTAGACACATAAACAATACAATGAAAAAGCACCAAAAAGCACCAGGCTAATGCATAATTCTTAACTGTTTAATTTAAAGGTGCAACGAACTGCATCTGTTTTTtcattttgtactgttctctgaggtccaatgttatcaagatttttacatcaaaaaaacatgatgtaaaagcaataggctattttctgtcctgtttttgacCCCCCTCATCAGAACGCTCTGTTTGAAAGTAGCAGACCAGAAGTAAACGCCCACTGCCATGATGATTGGCTAAAAACTTTAAAGTGTTTAATGGTCGCTGttgtgatttaggttaaaaatgcacaaatactCATATCAAACAATTTGTTTATCAGAAAAAGTAATAGTGATCACGTGACAAAATACACTTGTGTGGTGCGTCATTACTATAGGATCCAATATAGTTGGCACAGCATCGTCTGTTAGTTTCGATCTTTCTGAAACTCCCACGTCAATTTGTTTGTAAAGGAATCCCTGGTAAAAGGAAGTCCTTAATTTTACTGAAGCAGTCTGAAACTTCATTAAAAGtaaagttcatccactctttccgaatgttgggatcagaaggaaagcaatgcaaatactATTTCCTTCCACAGCCTGGCACTGCACAGCATCTTGTCTGAGtcatcttttattgttttatttctgcGTAAACCTACACATCTGCCTCCCTCGTAAACACTGCATGAGgcaatcggtgggcggggctaaagaggGAGCCATGaagaagcaggtgttgatcttctTCTGCGTAGGCGGTGCTTATCCAAACGATTACGTCACAGAGTAGAACGTttcaaaagttgttgttttgGCAGACTCCCTTCAATATAATcagttttttagactaatgagaaagttttgagttctgaaacttacaggatgtttttatagtacaatgacttAGGCTATTTGTGAAAAGATCAAGGGAAGTTTTGTTTCTCAGgtaatgacccctttaatgtccAATGTCCTCCCAAAAAGTTAAATCAGAATTTAAAAGCTTTACAAAAAAGCACTTCAGCTCAGCCTGATTCGAAAATGCATATTGACAATACCTAATGTAAGATAATTACTGTCGGTGTTTAGAAAAGGCGATTGTCTGTGATCTGTTTGACCAGGTGGTAGCAAATGTCACTGAATGTGACTTCAGCTCTAATGAAGTGCTGACCAAATGCATAAAAGAACTGACTGAGGAGCAAATCATCCGTGCAACTAAAAAGGTAGGAGCAGAGAATTTGAAAAGAGATGCTTTTCAAtagttaatgaaaaataaatgcaattttaagaTCTACAGGTAATAAATCTActctataaatatacacattgaAAAGAGAATGAAACAATTTCTTAGACCAAATGACTTCCTTAGAAACACACTTTCCCTGGAGCAACAGTTGATGGGGAGTTTCTTAAAGCTCAACCAGAGGAGTTACTAAAGAGCAAAGATTTTCATAAAGTTCCAATTCTTGTTGGAACAACAAACGATGAATTTGGATGGATGCTCTCTCAGGTAAGTATCGGACATTTTTGTATGGAATGGTGAAATTAAACAAAAGGTCTATGAACCTTTATgactattttttaaatagtaatgcatgtgctattttttttttttatttcaggccTTAGTCTCAGAAGACGTGTTAAAAAGGATGGACAGAGAAACAGTGAAACAACTGATGGACAATTTTACCAAAAATGGAGTAAAACTCAACTTCTCTTCTTTCTTTCCAGATCATTTGTAGTGATTTAGAGACTAAAACAGAGATAAAATGCAAATGGATTTTCTTGAATTAACGCTTTCTGACTAATTTGTTAGTATTTGTCGCCCTCTAGTGAACAAAGTACTAAATAGCATTTAGGAGACTCGGTAGAATTGGTGTAATCCTTCATTCTGTCATCGTAGACGCCAGAGGTCAATGAAATCATAGTAGAAAAATACCTAAAACATGCTCAAACTCAAGAGGACATTCGCAACGCATTTACTGAGATGGTGGGGGATATTTTTTTGGTGATTCCCTCCATTACAGTTGCATCTTACCACAGAGGTTggttgtgataatatttcaccatCAATGATCTGTTTTTGTTGGTTTGCTTTGTTATTTTCCATTATCTTAACTTCACAGATGCTGAAGTGCCTGTGTATATGTATGAGTTCCAGCACCCGCCAAGTATATTTAAAGATCTCAGACCCAGCTTTGTGAAAGCTGACCATGGTGATGAACTTGGATTTGTGTTTGGGGCATGCTTTTGGGATGGCCATATCAAAGTGGGTATGCAGATCTAAGAACTTGTTTGTCCTGGCAAATTATTATGATACTGCACatttatactgatatatttattgTGGCTGGGTTTTGAAACTGCAAATGATCTAAACAAAGTGAAAATTTTAATGATGAAACGGTGATGTTGTTATGAATATTACCTCTTTATCATCCACAGGAACGGTCACTGAGGAGGAAAACCAACTATGCAGAACCGTCATGGGATACTGGGCGAACTTCATTCGCACAGGGTAAGTGGTACACCAGTTAATGCTGATCCTTCATGccttaaataattatttcatttccACAGATCACCAAATGGTCCCGGTCTGGTGCACTGGCCTGTGTACGACAAGACGAATAAATACATGAACCTAGATTTGCAGCAAAATGCGGGACAGGATCTAAAGATGGACAAGCTGCTCTTTTTCACTGAAGAATTACCTAAAAAGATTGCAGCACTCCACAAAGCCTAGTTATTTCACCAACAAACATGATGCAtctactttaaataaaatctaatttgcatatgcGTAAGTTTTTATTCTGTATCCATGCAGTGAAATTGTTCCTATGAAACCTTTTGCACACTTTTCTATTATTCTCAAATCCAGCCAAAATCTgatctttatttgtttgtattttatagcGAAATATAGTAACAAAAATAATTTCCAATTTCTTTATTAAAGAGTCAAATGTATATTTCTATTTACACATCAAATAGTAGgctattttcaataaataatacatcattttgttgtaaataaataataaatctttcCAATCGAATGATTTTGTATTTCAGTACAGAGTAGACTGAGtttcagattttttaattataatatatttctatACTATATTATgtactatttattaattttttatgcattatcaatgtaaataattataataggcctacatatgtttttaaaacataacagaaataataaataaagaataggcctatattgatatttattatatttatgcttTATAAATTTTACTTCATAGTTTGATGCAATAATACAAATGAACACGAATGCGAAGGTGATCGCAACTGTCAGCGTCAAAAGTGTGCAGTCACGTGTCATCTGGGCCTCGTCACTGGATTCCCCATCCGCCACTGATCATGTTACGCATGCGCACACTTGTGACTAGTTCAGAGCAGCATGTACATCTCTTACGTGCTGGGAAGACGAAGCTCCAGCTGGAACATCTAGGGTAAGTATCATCTGACAACACTTTATCAGGCGACTTGACGTTAACAGTCAGAACATAGGTGCTGTCATATCAATCATGCATTATACATACGAAGCGCGAATGAACCTGGCGTGCCAATAAAACtatcattatttatattcattaacgTTACGCCTAAGTTAAATATATGCGCGAGCTGTTGCATAAATGCAGTAAGCGACGGAATGAACGATACTCACGTACTTCCAACATTTTCCGCCTTTCTTTCCGCATGAAAGTGTGCCATATGATTGCACAGTATTGTTTACAATAAGAAAGTGTTAGAGGGAGGTTTAATTTTGTAAGTGTAAACTGATCTGAGTGCTGGTGTGAAGAAAGTATGAACGATTAGAACTTTGGGCCAGTATGACTGTAGGGTCTCTGATGGATGCTGTGAATTGTCTTTTGATAACATGGTATTTTAACAGGTGCTATTTTAAGACAAGTAAAATAAAAGGTGTGGAGCATAAGTGAAATTTTCTCAATAGAGAAATCCATGTTATTACCTGCAGCTATGTGGAGTCTAGTTTCTTCAGTTTCTTAAGATTTCTATTTCTGCTTACTGTCTGGGACTGCTTTTCAGGTATGTCACCTGATTCCTCACACAGTATTTCAATGTGTGACTGGATCAGTGCTTGATTTATACTTAGATATATCTACAAGccattgtagaaaaaatatattttagggcATGTATTATattgtacaatataaaatatattttcccaaTTCTAGCTTATGCTAGCCAATCGCTTGCTTATGATCTAAATACCTGTATATTTACGGTGTTATTTTTGTGTAccgtaattattattactattattattattattactgtttaaaattaggcttccttttttccatttttatattttaattttagtttttgtcattttgaaattacTATCAaggtttattttgcatttcagttttagttttatttgtttcagttttagtttcatttgtttgtaattttaaggcaacatttctaacttTTTTGGTTTTGTGTCAAGGTTTTCATCTAAtgtttatattagtgctgtcaaacaatttattgtatccaaaataaaagtttttgttcacataatatatacagtatgtttgtgtgtgtgtgtactgtgtgaatataaatacacacacatgcatgtatatatttcagaaaaaatgtaatatttgtgaaTTAAATATATCTATTTATGATAtagattatatgaatataaatatatacatcaaaataacctttattttataatctttagaataatctttattttatctcaactttattttaat is a genomic window containing:
- the ces3 gene encoding carboxylesterase 3, producing MIKEVLLCLCLTLAPVWTAPVQTDTGPVVVLKHGSVRGQYMKVKGSEKVVEQYLGIPFAAPPVGPLRLAAPGPVQGWEGIRNATQHPSICLQNPDVLHILAKSMALDFTPTGVSEDCLYLNVYTPSQRSESDKLPVMVWIHGGALVNGGACTFDGSSLAAYENIVVVIIQYRLGILGYFSTGDKNSQGNWGFLDQIAALKWVQQNIEGFGGDPQSVTIAGQSAGGTSASFLTLSPMTKGLFQRAIFQSGVATMMGYSVKDLPGLNKVVANVTECDFSSNEVLTKCIKELTEEQIIRATKKKHTFPGATVDGEFLKAQPEELLKSKDFHKVPILVGTTNDEFGWMLSQALVSEDVLKRMDRETVKQLMDNFTKNGTPEVNEIIVEKYLKHAQTQEDIRNAFTEMVGDIFLVIPSITVASYHRDAEVPVYMYEFQHPPSIFKDLRPSFVKADHGDELGFVFGACFWDGHIKVGTVTEEENQLCRTVMGYWANFIRTGSPNGPGLVHWPVYDKTNKYMNLDLQQNAGQDLKMDKLLFFTEELPKKIAALHKA